One part of the Esox lucius isolate fEsoLuc1 chromosome 10, fEsoLuc1.pri, whole genome shotgun sequence genome encodes these proteins:
- the LOC105012647 gene encoding collagen alpha-3(IX) chain isoform X1 — protein MEHQSMRKGSWNPAVLLHHPACMALLLLLLPPALGQLDLNRLDGDTVSVCPSMRNGQDDLPGFDLITQFQLDVIPLKGVRKVEGSTSLQVAYRLDREANFQIPTRLNFPRGFPDEYSFMVTFRMIKNTVNKVWNVWQVVDEDGRKQAGLRLNGDQQALEYFLIGPDGTLQTVVFPGLSVLFNTKWHKVMVGVERDQVTLYVDCQPVDQKPIKGKGPVNTDGDTLIGRLDSDSDASVVFELQWMLIHCDPKRANRENCLELPASEMYANAEPDPKPVPGPPGPTGPEGPRGPHGEDGRDGRDGLPGSPGIAGIPGVKGEKGEIGLPGQRGLPGLPGATGLPGPMGPRGPVGERGLQGFPGPAGSPGPATAGPPGPAGKPGTPGDEGNIGPEGPPGPRGGLGLPGPPGPPGLPGPAGPPGAGKAEGSGEDCPAACPAGPQGNPGLPGMKGHKGIPGDNGSAGEPGPKGEPGPSGVQGLPGRMGDDGQRGPIGFPGTPGDKGDRGPPGFNGIPGPTGPPGSPGMEGIRGRQGLQGEKGDGGDIGPQGESGPLGPKGDTGAPGVDGMNGLPGVDGAKGEAGVPGTVGIRGIVGIPGLPGQQGLVGPGGAKGDTGADGPTGPMGLPGKTGETGPAGKDGQPGEKGATGMTGKQGPVGPTGETGIHGDKGDKGDTGEKGLKGHTGQKGDQGPIGPIGPKGSEGNPGLTGDSGVKGDQGPPGVPGNKGEVGEKGMRGATGADGRPGQPGHEGLTGPQGANGLEGERGLPGTPGPRGLPGPKVNDVILRELCSAIVEEHLAEFKKEVLKKPAAIGAPGVSGLPGPPGPPGPAGEPGPRGLIGMKGPPGYFGLPGTPGKPGDAGLKGDKGDKGEVGVGIPGTPGEPGPQGAAGIPGIGKNGADGAPGKDGVNGSPGPSGPRGVTGAPGYCDPSNCIGRPPPLYLMSEGKKSSYSKGP, from the exons ATGGAACACCAATCAATGAG GAAGGGATCATGGAACCCAGCCGTGCTGCTTCACCATCCTGCCTGCATGGCTCTCCTCTTACTGCTACTCCCTCCTGCCCTCGGCC AGTTAGATCTGAACCGGTTAGATGGggacactgtctctgtctgcccttCCATGAGAAATGGACAAGATGACCTTCCAG GTTTTGATTTGATCACCCAATTTCAGTTGGATGTCATTCCTCTGAAGGGGGTGAGGAAGGTGGAAGGCTCGACTTCTCTCCAGGTAGCATACCGCCTCGATAGGGAGGCCAACTTCCAGATTCCTACCAg GCTGAACTTTCCTCGCGGTTTCCCAGATGAGTACTCTTTCATGGTCACGTTCCGTATGATCAAGAACACGGTGAATAAGGTGTGGAACGTGTGGCAGGTGGTGGATGAAGACGGCCGGAAGCAGGCGGGTCTCAGGCTGAATGGagaccagcaggctctggagtACTTCCTGATCGGTCCGGACGGCACCCTGCAGACCGTCGTCTTCCCGGGGCTGTCCGTCTTGTTCAACACCAAGTGGCACAAG GTCATGGTTGGGGTAGAAAGAGACCAGGTCACCCTATATGTGGACTGCCAGCCAGTGGACCAGAAGCCCATCAAGGGGAAAGGCCCAGTCAACACAGACGGAGACACACTTATCGGGAGGTTGGACAGTGACTCTGACGCTTCTGTCGTG TTTGAACTCCAGTGGATGCTTATCCACTGTGACCCGAAGAGAGCGAACAGAGAGAACTGCTTGGAGCTGCCAGCCTCAGAG ATGTATGCCAATGCTGAG cctGACCCTAAGCCTGTCCCCGGCCCTCCTGGCCCCACCGGCCCTGAGGGACCTAGGGGGCCACACGGAGAGGACGGCAGAGACGGGAGAGAT GGCCTTCCAGGTTCACCTGGCATTGCTGGCATCCCT GGGGTcaaaggagagaagggagagatcGGTCTGCCTGGGCAGAGAGGCCTGCCTGGCCTACCAGGAGCAACT GGATTACCTGGTCCAATGGGCCCAAGAGGACCTGTGGGAGAAAGG GGACTTCAAGGTTTTCCTGGGCCAGCAGGCTCTCCA GGACCCGCGACTGCTGGACCTCCT GGCCCAGCAGGGAAACCAGGAACTCCAGGAGATGAAGGGAACATTGGGCCCGAG GGTCCCCCCGGACCTAGAGGTGGTCTGGGTCTCCCTGGTCCTCCCGGCCCACCAGGGCTACCGGGACCTGCT GGACCACCTGGGGCTGGTAAAGCTGAGGGGAGTGGGGAAGAT TGCCCTGCTGCTTGCCCAGCCGGACCTCAGGGAAACCCTGGCCTACCAGGGATGAAG GGACACAAGGGAATACCAGGTGACAATGGCTCTGCTGGAGAACCAGGACCAAAG GGCGAGCCAGGACCATCTGGGGTGCAGGGTTTACCAGGCAGAATGGGAGATGAT GGACAAAGAGGACCTATTGGTTTTCCTGGCACGCCTGGAGACAAAGGAGACAGA GGTCCCCCTGGTTTCAATGGCATCCCCGGACCCACCGGACCGCCAGGGTCCCCT GGGATGGAGGGCATTCGTGGACGTCAGGGCCTACAGGGAGAAAAGGGTGATGGG GGAGACATCGGTCCTCAAGGGGAGTCGGGTCCACTTGGCCCGAAAGGAGACACT GGTGCCCCTGGCGTTGATGGTATGAATGGACTCCCAGGAGTGGACGGAGCTAAG GGAGAGGCCGGCGTTCCTGGGACTGTCGGAATCAGGGGAATCGTCGGAATTCCA GGATTACCAGGCCAACAGGGTTTGGTTGGACCTGGAGGTGCCAAG GGTGATACAGGAGCTGATGGACCCACAGGACCAATGGGACTTCCTGGGAAAACA GGAGAAACTGGACCAGCAGGAAAGGatggacaaccaggggaaaagGGAGCAACT GGAATGACTGGAAAGCAGGGGCCAGTGGGGCCTACAGGTGAAACAGGTATCCACGGTGACAAAGGGGACAAAGGTGACACAGGTGAAAAGGGTCTGAAGGGTCACACTGGACAGAAAGGTGACCAG GGTCCAATTGGTCCTATTGGCCCTAAAGGAAGTGAA GGAAATCCGGGGCTTACAGGTGACTCTGGTGTAAAGGGAGACCAG GGTCCTCCTGGTGTTCCTGGAAACAAAGGAGAG GTTGGAGAGAAGGGCATGAGGGGTGCTACAGGGGCTGATGGTAGACCTGGTCAGCCCGGACATGAGGGTTTAACCGGTCCACAGGGAGCCAATGGACTGGAGGGCGAGAGAGGATTACCTGGAACCCCTGGGCCTAGAGGTTTACCT GGTCCTAAAGTGAATGACGTTATACTTCGGGAACTATGCTCAGCCATTGTAGAAG AACATTTAGCCGAGTTTAAGAAGGAAGTCCTAAAAAAACCAGCGGCAATCGGTGCACCTGGTGTTTCTGGACTACCGGGTCCTCCAGGTCCACCGGGCCCAGCAGGAGAACCTGGCCCCAGAGGTCTAATAGGAATGAAGGGACCACCTGGATACTTTGGATTACCAGGCACACCTGGAAAACCAG GTGACGCTGGCTTGAAGGGGGACAAGGGAGATAAGGGAGAAGTCGGAGTGGGTATCCCAGGAACTCCAGGGGAGCCAGGGCCACAAG GTGCAGCTGGCATCCCTGGCATTGGGAAGAACGGAGCAGATGGAGCTCCGGGTAAAGACGGGGTTAACGGTAGCCCGGGACCCTCTGGCCCCAGAGGAGTCACAGGAGCTCCAGGGTATTGTGACCCCTCAAACTGTATAGGCAGGCCCCCACCTCTCTATCTGATGAGTGAGGGAAAGAAATCCAGCTACTCCAAAGGGCCGTGA
- the LOC105012647 gene encoding collagen alpha-3(IX) chain isoform X2, which yields MEHQSMRKGSWNPAVLLHHPACMALLLLLLPPALGQLDLNRLDGDTVSVCPSMRNGQDDLPGFDLITQFQLDVIPLKGVRKVEGSTSLQVAYRLDREANFQIPTRLNFPRGFPDEYSFMVTFRMIKNTVNKVWNVWQVVDEDGRKQAGLRLNGDQQALEYFLIGPDGTLQTVVFPGLSVLFNTKWHKVMVGVERDQVTLYVDCQPVDQKPIKGKGPVNTDGDTLIGRLDSDSDASVVFELQWMLIHCDPKRANRENCLELPASEPDPKPVPGPPGPTGPEGPRGPHGEDGRDGRDGLPGSPGIAGIPGVKGEKGEIGLPGQRGLPGLPGATGLPGPMGPRGPVGERGLQGFPGPAGSPGPATAGPPGPAGKPGTPGDEGNIGPEGPPGPRGGLGLPGPPGPPGLPGPAGPPGAGKAEGSGEDCPAACPAGPQGNPGLPGMKGHKGIPGDNGSAGEPGPKGEPGPSGVQGLPGRMGDDGQRGPIGFPGTPGDKGDRGPPGFNGIPGPTGPPGSPGMEGIRGRQGLQGEKGDGGDIGPQGESGPLGPKGDTGAPGVDGMNGLPGVDGAKGEAGVPGTVGIRGIVGIPGLPGQQGLVGPGGAKGDTGADGPTGPMGLPGKTGETGPAGKDGQPGEKGATGMTGKQGPVGPTGETGIHGDKGDKGDTGEKGLKGHTGQKGDQGPIGPIGPKGSEGNPGLTGDSGVKGDQGPPGVPGNKGEVGEKGMRGATGADGRPGQPGHEGLTGPQGANGLEGERGLPGTPGPRGLPGPKVNDVILRELCSAIVEEHLAEFKKEVLKKPAAIGAPGVSGLPGPPGPPGPAGEPGPRGLIGMKGPPGYFGLPGTPGKPGDAGLKGDKGDKGEVGVGIPGTPGEPGPQGAAGIPGIGKNGADGAPGKDGVNGSPGPSGPRGVTGAPGYCDPSNCIGRPPPLYLMSEGKKSSYSKGP from the exons ATGGAACACCAATCAATGAG GAAGGGATCATGGAACCCAGCCGTGCTGCTTCACCATCCTGCCTGCATGGCTCTCCTCTTACTGCTACTCCCTCCTGCCCTCGGCC AGTTAGATCTGAACCGGTTAGATGGggacactgtctctgtctgcccttCCATGAGAAATGGACAAGATGACCTTCCAG GTTTTGATTTGATCACCCAATTTCAGTTGGATGTCATTCCTCTGAAGGGGGTGAGGAAGGTGGAAGGCTCGACTTCTCTCCAGGTAGCATACCGCCTCGATAGGGAGGCCAACTTCCAGATTCCTACCAg GCTGAACTTTCCTCGCGGTTTCCCAGATGAGTACTCTTTCATGGTCACGTTCCGTATGATCAAGAACACGGTGAATAAGGTGTGGAACGTGTGGCAGGTGGTGGATGAAGACGGCCGGAAGCAGGCGGGTCTCAGGCTGAATGGagaccagcaggctctggagtACTTCCTGATCGGTCCGGACGGCACCCTGCAGACCGTCGTCTTCCCGGGGCTGTCCGTCTTGTTCAACACCAAGTGGCACAAG GTCATGGTTGGGGTAGAAAGAGACCAGGTCACCCTATATGTGGACTGCCAGCCAGTGGACCAGAAGCCCATCAAGGGGAAAGGCCCAGTCAACACAGACGGAGACACACTTATCGGGAGGTTGGACAGTGACTCTGACGCTTCTGTCGTG TTTGAACTCCAGTGGATGCTTATCCACTGTGACCCGAAGAGAGCGAACAGAGAGAACTGCTTGGAGCTGCCAGCCTCAGAG cctGACCCTAAGCCTGTCCCCGGCCCTCCTGGCCCCACCGGCCCTGAGGGACCTAGGGGGCCACACGGAGAGGACGGCAGAGACGGGAGAGAT GGCCTTCCAGGTTCACCTGGCATTGCTGGCATCCCT GGGGTcaaaggagagaagggagagatcGGTCTGCCTGGGCAGAGAGGCCTGCCTGGCCTACCAGGAGCAACT GGATTACCTGGTCCAATGGGCCCAAGAGGACCTGTGGGAGAAAGG GGACTTCAAGGTTTTCCTGGGCCAGCAGGCTCTCCA GGACCCGCGACTGCTGGACCTCCT GGCCCAGCAGGGAAACCAGGAACTCCAGGAGATGAAGGGAACATTGGGCCCGAG GGTCCCCCCGGACCTAGAGGTGGTCTGGGTCTCCCTGGTCCTCCCGGCCCACCAGGGCTACCGGGACCTGCT GGACCACCTGGGGCTGGTAAAGCTGAGGGGAGTGGGGAAGAT TGCCCTGCTGCTTGCCCAGCCGGACCTCAGGGAAACCCTGGCCTACCAGGGATGAAG GGACACAAGGGAATACCAGGTGACAATGGCTCTGCTGGAGAACCAGGACCAAAG GGCGAGCCAGGACCATCTGGGGTGCAGGGTTTACCAGGCAGAATGGGAGATGAT GGACAAAGAGGACCTATTGGTTTTCCTGGCACGCCTGGAGACAAAGGAGACAGA GGTCCCCCTGGTTTCAATGGCATCCCCGGACCCACCGGACCGCCAGGGTCCCCT GGGATGGAGGGCATTCGTGGACGTCAGGGCCTACAGGGAGAAAAGGGTGATGGG GGAGACATCGGTCCTCAAGGGGAGTCGGGTCCACTTGGCCCGAAAGGAGACACT GGTGCCCCTGGCGTTGATGGTATGAATGGACTCCCAGGAGTGGACGGAGCTAAG GGAGAGGCCGGCGTTCCTGGGACTGTCGGAATCAGGGGAATCGTCGGAATTCCA GGATTACCAGGCCAACAGGGTTTGGTTGGACCTGGAGGTGCCAAG GGTGATACAGGAGCTGATGGACCCACAGGACCAATGGGACTTCCTGGGAAAACA GGAGAAACTGGACCAGCAGGAAAGGatggacaaccaggggaaaagGGAGCAACT GGAATGACTGGAAAGCAGGGGCCAGTGGGGCCTACAGGTGAAACAGGTATCCACGGTGACAAAGGGGACAAAGGTGACACAGGTGAAAAGGGTCTGAAGGGTCACACTGGACAGAAAGGTGACCAG GGTCCAATTGGTCCTATTGGCCCTAAAGGAAGTGAA GGAAATCCGGGGCTTACAGGTGACTCTGGTGTAAAGGGAGACCAG GGTCCTCCTGGTGTTCCTGGAAACAAAGGAGAG GTTGGAGAGAAGGGCATGAGGGGTGCTACAGGGGCTGATGGTAGACCTGGTCAGCCCGGACATGAGGGTTTAACCGGTCCACAGGGAGCCAATGGACTGGAGGGCGAGAGAGGATTACCTGGAACCCCTGGGCCTAGAGGTTTACCT GGTCCTAAAGTGAATGACGTTATACTTCGGGAACTATGCTCAGCCATTGTAGAAG AACATTTAGCCGAGTTTAAGAAGGAAGTCCTAAAAAAACCAGCGGCAATCGGTGCACCTGGTGTTTCTGGACTACCGGGTCCTCCAGGTCCACCGGGCCCAGCAGGAGAACCTGGCCCCAGAGGTCTAATAGGAATGAAGGGACCACCTGGATACTTTGGATTACCAGGCACACCTGGAAAACCAG GTGACGCTGGCTTGAAGGGGGACAAGGGAGATAAGGGAGAAGTCGGAGTGGGTATCCCAGGAACTCCAGGGGAGCCAGGGCCACAAG GTGCAGCTGGCATCCCTGGCATTGGGAAGAACGGAGCAGATGGAGCTCCGGGTAAAGACGGGGTTAACGGTAGCCCGGGACCCTCTGGCCCCAGAGGAGTCACAGGAGCTCCAGGGTATTGTGACCCCTCAAACTGTATAGGCAGGCCCCCACCTCTCTATCTGATGAGTGAGGGAAAGAAATCCAGCTACTCCAAAGGGCCGTGA